A single genomic interval of Spirosoma linguale DSM 74 harbors:
- a CDS encoding prolipoprotein diacylglyceryl transferase (TIGRFAM: prolipoprotein diacylglyceryl transferase~PFAM: prolipoprotein diacylglyceryl transferase~KEGG: sun:SUN_2099 prolipoprotein diacylglyceryl transferase), whose amino-acid sequence MLQYVIWEVNPEIFHIGSFSVRWYGLLFALGFLIGMQVMSHVFKKENKPLADTDSLLIYMVVSTILGARIGHFLFYEPEVLLHHPLTVITPPFAGLASHGALVGILLGLWLYSRRKESRLTNQTFLWVTDRIAIVVALAGACIRFGNLMNSEIVGRPTDVPWAFVFMNNNEYAKIPRHPAQLYESLSCLVLFFGLLWFWNRHKERTPRGSMLGIFLIWIFGLRFFYEYLKENQVPFEDSLPLNVGQLLSIPAVLLGIYFLVRSYRLPVPVLAPEEPKTVQS is encoded by the coding sequence ATGCTTCAATACGTTATCTGGGAGGTTAATCCCGAAATTTTCCACATTGGCTCATTCTCGGTGCGCTGGTACGGGCTGCTTTTCGCGCTGGGTTTCCTGATTGGTATGCAGGTCATGAGCCATGTTTTCAAGAAAGAAAATAAACCCCTTGCCGACACCGATTCGTTATTGATTTACATGGTCGTCTCTACCATTCTGGGGGCTCGTATTGGCCATTTTCTGTTTTATGAACCGGAGGTATTGTTGCATCATCCACTAACCGTTATCACTCCGCCCTTTGCGGGTTTAGCCAGCCATGGTGCTTTGGTGGGTATTTTGCTGGGTCTTTGGCTCTATTCCCGCCGGAAAGAAAGCCGCCTGACGAATCAGACATTCTTGTGGGTGACCGACCGCATCGCTATTGTGGTAGCACTGGCCGGAGCGTGTATCCGGTTTGGTAATTTAATGAATTCCGAGATTGTAGGCCGTCCGACGGATGTGCCCTGGGCGTTCGTATTTATGAATAACAATGAGTACGCCAAGATACCCCGCCACCCGGCCCAATTGTACGAATCGCTGTCGTGTCTGGTGCTGTTCTTTGGCCTGTTGTGGTTCTGGAATCGGCACAAAGAGCGGACGCCACGGGGTAGTATGCTCGGTATATTTCTGATCTGGATTTTCGGACTCCGTTTCTTCTACGAATACCTGAAAGAGAATCAGGTTCCCTTCGAAGATAGCCTGCCGCTCAATGTTGGGCAACTTTTGAGTATTCCGGCGGTGTTGCTGGGTATTTATTTTCTTGTTCGCAGTTACCGTCTGCCGGTTCCGGTCCTTGCCCCGGAAGAGCCAAAGACGGTACAATCGTAG
- a CDS encoding peptidase S9B dipeptidylpeptidase IV domain protein (PFAM: peptidase S9B dipeptidylpeptidase IV domain protein; peptidase S9 prolyl oligopeptidase active site domain protein~KEGG: ilo:IL2328 dipeptidyl aminopeptidase) encodes MPGRQMHWTTDGNAYAAVEQGDLVKTDIRTGRKTVLLGKDKLRRPGSDQPMPVADFDFTPDSTSVLIFTNTARVWRYNTKGDYYLINRASGQARQLGQTAGTGGKRPAQSLMYAKLSPDGRMVGYVSEHNLFVEDVANGKITQLTTDGTRKRINGTFDWVYEEEFGCRDGFRWSPDSKQIAYWQVDATKIRDYLMLNTTDSAYSHVVPVEYPKVGESPSPTRVGIVSVTGGQNAVPPTTWLNIPGDSQQHYLIRMEWLPAGGSVIVQQLNRKQNESKLFICKAGGSSVTPVYTETDKAWIDGKARWSRDDPSGWEWLENGKSFVWVSEKDGWRHLYRITTDGKKETLLTPGGYDIATISHIDEPTNKIYFIASPENTNQRYLYRTSLDGKGKAERVTPAGQSGTHNYIISPNGKFSQHTFTNYQTSPAREWISLPDHKAVNEAESIAARVKPVAKSNISFFTLKTEDGVSLDGWMAKPTDFDSTKKYPIVFYVYGEPAGSTVNDDFSIGQNRLFQGDMAKAGYIYVALDNRGTPNLKGTAWRKSIYRQIGRINIRDQAMGAKKLFSQHAFIDTSRVAVWGWSGGGSTTLHLLFQYPDIYKTGISIAAVGNQLFYDNIYQERYMGIPQENREDFVAGSPITYAKNLRGNLLYIHGTGDDNVHYDNAEVLINELIKHNKQFQVMPYPNRSHGISEGEGTTQHLRTLYTNYLLKNCPPGAR; translated from the coding sequence GTGCCTGGTCGTCAAATGCACTGGACCACCGATGGCAATGCCTATGCAGCCGTTGAGCAGGGTGATCTTGTGAAAACGGACATCAGAACGGGTCGCAAAACCGTTCTGCTCGGAAAGGATAAACTCCGCCGACCCGGCAGCGACCAGCCTATGCCGGTGGCCGATTTTGACTTCACGCCCGACAGCACATCGGTTCTAATCTTCACAAATACAGCCCGCGTTTGGCGATATAACACCAAAGGCGATTATTATCTGATAAACCGGGCGAGCGGACAGGCCCGGCAGCTTGGGCAAACGGCCGGAACGGGCGGCAAGCGCCCCGCTCAATCGCTGATGTACGCCAAATTGTCGCCGGATGGCCGGATGGTTGGTTATGTAAGCGAGCATAATTTGTTTGTTGAGGACGTAGCCAACGGAAAAATAACCCAGTTAACAACGGATGGCACCCGCAAACGTATTAATGGTACGTTCGACTGGGTGTACGAAGAAGAATTTGGCTGCCGGGATGGATTCCGATGGAGCCCCGATAGTAAACAGATTGCCTACTGGCAGGTAGATGCTACTAAAATCAGGGATTACCTGATGCTGAACACCACCGATTCTGCCTATTCGCACGTTGTTCCGGTCGAGTACCCGAAAGTGGGCGAAAGTCCTTCCCCCACGCGTGTTGGGATTGTTTCGGTAACGGGTGGCCAGAATGCCGTACCACCAACCACCTGGCTCAACATCCCCGGCGATTCGCAGCAGCATTACCTGATACGCATGGAGTGGTTGCCTGCGGGCGGGAGTGTTATTGTGCAGCAGTTGAACCGCAAGCAGAATGAAAGCAAGCTGTTTATCTGTAAGGCGGGTGGCTCGTCTGTTACGCCAGTCTATACCGAAACGGACAAGGCCTGGATTGACGGTAAAGCCCGCTGGAGCCGCGATGACCCAAGCGGCTGGGAGTGGCTCGAAAATGGCAAATCGTTTGTCTGGGTATCGGAGAAAGATGGCTGGCGGCATTTGTATCGAATCACAACCGATGGCAAGAAAGAAACCCTGCTGACACCGGGTGGGTATGATATTGCTACCATCAGCCACATCGACGAGCCGACTAACAAAATTTATTTCATTGCGTCGCCGGAGAACACCAACCAGCGGTATCTGTACCGGACGAGTCTGGACGGGAAAGGCAAAGCGGAGCGGGTAACTCCCGCCGGGCAGTCGGGAACGCATAATTATATCATTTCGCCCAACGGGAAATTCAGTCAGCATACGTTTACCAACTACCAGACATCACCCGCCCGCGAATGGATTAGCCTGCCCGACCATAAAGCCGTCAATGAGGCCGAAAGTATTGCCGCCCGCGTAAAGCCCGTTGCCAAATCGAACATCAGTTTCTTTACGCTAAAGACAGAAGATGGTGTTTCGCTCGATGGCTGGATGGCCAAGCCGACGGATTTCGATAGTACGAAAAAGTACCCAATCGTATTTTACGTCTACGGTGAACCGGCAGGTAGCACGGTAAATGATGACTTTTCTATTGGGCAGAACCGGCTTTTTCAGGGCGATATGGCCAAGGCGGGTTATATTTATGTGGCCCTCGATAACCGCGGAACACCAAATCTGAAAGGAACTGCCTGGCGTAAGTCGATCTACCGCCAAATCGGTCGCATCAACATCCGCGATCAGGCGATGGGGGCGAAGAAACTATTTTCTCAACATGCCTTTATTGATACCAGCCGGGTTGCGGTCTGGGGATGGAGTGGGGGCGGGTCCACGACCTTACATCTGTTGTTTCAGTACCCGGACATTTACAAAACGGGTATTTCCATTGCAGCCGTTGGTAATCAATTGTTTTACGACAATATCTACCAGGAGCGGTATATGGGTATTCCGCAGGAAAACCGGGAGGATTTTGTAGCCGGTTCACCGATCACGTACGCTAAAAATCTTCGGGGTAATCTGCTTTATATCCATGGCACCGGCGATGATAACGTGCATTATGACAATGCCGAAGTGCTGATTAACGAGTTGATAAAACACAACAAGCAGTTTCAGGTGATGCCGTATCCAAACCGTTCGCACGGTATTAGTGAGGGGGAAGGCACAACCCAGCATCTACGCACTTTGTATACAAACTACCTACTAAAAAACTGCCCTCCGGGAGCACGATAA
- a CDS encoding Peptidase M1 membrane alanine aminopeptidase (PFAM: Peptidase M1 membrane alanine aminopeptidase~KEGG: ccs:CCNA_02281 membrane alanine aminopeptidase) yields MRKYTLKTVLVCRLMTLALVLPLLASAQRYEFTHDDTLRGSITPERAWWDLAFYHLTVRVQPTDSTLSGSTMIRYRVLKPGQTMQVDLQRPLKVLRIEQDGQSLAVRQDGNAYFVTLTKPQKIGQTESITVFYGGKPRVAKRPPWDGGLVWSRDKSGNWFIATACQGLGASAWWPCKDHMYDEPDSMAISVTVPEDLTDVSNGRLRRVTTNNDHTRTFDWYVVNPINNYGVNLNIGRYEHWSETYTGEKGPLSLNYYALPEHGDSARTQFKQVPKMLKAFEYWFGPYPFYEDGYKLVETPYLGMEHQSSVTYGNHFRNGYLGRDLSRTGWGLLWDFIIVHESGHEWFANNITYKDVADMWIHESFTNYSENLFTEYYYGKEAGAQYVIGCRGNIRNDRPIIGVYNVNNEGSGDMYYKGGNMLHTIRQLVNNDTKWRQILRGLNKTFYHQTVTSAQIEQYMSQQSGINLKPIFDQYLRNAKIPVLEYRLVAGGFQYRWANCVSGFEMPVRVCLGESGPYSNIQPTAQWKTLPAKNETMLTVDANYYVLSKLIP; encoded by the coding sequence ATGCGAAAATACACCCTGAAAACCGTCCTTGTTTGCCGTCTGATGACACTCGCGCTGGTGCTTCCCTTGCTGGCATCGGCGCAGCGTTATGAATTCACCCACGACGATACGCTTCGGGGCTCTATTACGCCCGAACGGGCCTGGTGGGATCTGGCGTTTTATCATTTAACCGTTCGGGTGCAACCGACAGATAGCACTTTAAGCGGCTCAACAATGATCCGCTACCGGGTGCTGAAACCGGGTCAGACTATGCAGGTCGACTTGCAACGCCCGCTCAAGGTACTGCGCATAGAGCAGGATGGGCAGTCACTTGCCGTTCGGCAGGATGGGAATGCGTATTTCGTGACGCTGACGAAGCCGCAAAAAATTGGTCAGACGGAGTCTATAACGGTATTTTACGGAGGTAAACCCCGAGTTGCCAAACGGCCGCCCTGGGATGGGGGACTTGTCTGGTCGCGGGATAAATCGGGAAACTGGTTCATTGCTACCGCCTGTCAGGGTCTGGGAGCCAGTGCGTGGTGGCCCTGCAAAGACCATATGTACGACGAGCCCGATTCCATGGCGATCAGTGTGACGGTTCCCGAAGATTTGACCGACGTTTCGAATGGGCGACTTCGTCGCGTAACGACGAACAACGACCACACCCGAACATTTGACTGGTATGTAGTCAATCCAATCAATAATTACGGCGTTAATCTCAATATTGGACGCTACGAACACTGGTCAGAGACCTACACCGGCGAAAAAGGGCCGCTTTCGTTGAATTATTATGCTCTGCCCGAACACGGGGACTCCGCCCGGACTCAATTCAAACAGGTTCCGAAAATGTTAAAAGCGTTTGAGTATTGGTTTGGTCCCTATCCGTTTTACGAGGATGGCTATAAGCTGGTCGAGACGCCTTATCTCGGCATGGAGCATCAAAGCTCGGTGACCTATGGGAATCACTTCCGGAATGGCTACCTCGGTCGCGACCTCTCCCGTACGGGTTGGGGATTGCTCTGGGATTTTATCATCGTTCATGAATCGGGCCACGAGTGGTTTGCCAACAACATTACGTACAAGGATGTGGCCGACATGTGGATTCACGAGAGTTTTACTAACTACTCAGAGAACCTGTTTACGGAGTACTACTATGGTAAAGAGGCCGGTGCGCAGTATGTGATCGGCTGTCGTGGCAATATTCGTAACGACCGCCCTATTATTGGCGTATACAATGTCAATAACGAAGGGTCGGGAGATATGTACTACAAAGGAGGCAATATGCTGCATACCATCCGGCAACTTGTGAATAACGACACAAAGTGGCGGCAAATCTTGCGTGGTCTGAACAAAACGTTCTATCATCAGACCGTTACGTCAGCCCAGATCGAGCAGTATATGAGCCAGCAATCAGGTATCAATTTAAAGCCCATATTTGATCAGTATCTGCGGAATGCTAAAATCCCGGTTCTCGAGTATCGGCTGGTTGCGGGAGGCTTTCAATACCGCTGGGCCAATTGTGTTTCTGGCTTTGAAATGCCTGTTCGGGTATGCCTGGGTGAATCCGGACCCTATAGTAACATCCAGCCAACCGCCCAATGGAAAACACTCCCCGCCAAAAATGAAACCATGCTGACCGTCGATGCCAACTATTACGTGTTAAGTAAATTAATCCCATAG
- a CDS encoding peptidase S8 and S53 subtilisin kexin sedolisin (PFAM: peptidase S8 and S53 subtilisin kexin sedolisin~KEGG: saz:Sama_3558 peptidase S8 and S53, subtilisin, kexin, sedolisin), with translation MKRTIKNMAVQAAAVTILTSMSIIGCQPVDVDSSATKSSSTANARLSAGQDYVDGELLLQFKEGTSDDIKQKAFDKVKGIPAEKILTKAMERASKKEGLLLVKVNKNVLEAIADLSGAEGVAFAEPNFIYSHTAVSTDPYFTNGSLWGMDAKNTYGSQASTAWAAGNTGSASVVVGVIDEGIQFDHPDLAGQVWTNPFDPVDGKDNDGNGYVDDIHGWDFDGNNNTIYDGTTRGSSDDHGTHVSGTIGGKANNGQGVVGMNWNITIISCKFLGRKGGTTANAVKAVDYLNDLKTRHGLNIVASNNSWGGGGFSQALYDAVNRANTKNILFVAAAGNGGSDGVGDNNDVVASYPSNMDLPNVIAVAAITSTGALSSFSNYGATTVDIGAPGQAIWSSTAYNIYESYSGTSMATPHVTGAVALYASVKPGSTAAQIKAAILNSAVSTPSLNGKTVTGGRLNVNAALAL, from the coding sequence ATGAAAAGAACTATTAAAAACATGGCTGTTCAGGCAGCTGCAGTAACCATCCTAACGTCTATGTCTATAATTGGCTGTCAGCCAGTGGATGTTGACTCATCAGCAACCAAATCTTCGTCAACTGCCAATGCACGTTTGAGTGCCGGACAGGATTATGTGGATGGCGAACTTCTTTTACAATTTAAAGAAGGCACGAGTGATGACATCAAGCAAAAAGCGTTCGACAAAGTCAAAGGCATCCCCGCCGAAAAAATTCTGACTAAAGCCATGGAGCGGGCCAGCAAAAAGGAAGGCCTTTTGCTGGTAAAAGTTAACAAGAACGTTCTCGAAGCTATTGCTGACCTGTCAGGTGCAGAAGGTGTTGCCTTCGCCGAACCTAATTTCATTTATTCGCACACGGCTGTATCCACTGATCCTTATTTTACCAATGGTTCGCTTTGGGGTATGGATGCAAAAAATACATACGGTAGCCAGGCGTCTACAGCCTGGGCAGCGGGTAATACGGGGTCAGCTTCTGTTGTGGTGGGGGTTATTGATGAAGGCATTCAGTTCGACCACCCGGATTTAGCTGGTCAGGTCTGGACAAATCCATTCGATCCTGTCGATGGAAAAGATAATGACGGCAACGGCTACGTTGATGATATTCATGGCTGGGACTTTGACGGCAACAACAACACCATCTATGATGGTACTACCCGGGGTAGCTCCGATGATCATGGTACCCACGTTTCGGGGACTATCGGCGGCAAAGCCAACAATGGTCAGGGCGTGGTTGGCATGAACTGGAACATCACTATTATTTCCTGTAAGTTCCTCGGCCGCAAAGGTGGAACCACCGCCAACGCCGTGAAAGCCGTTGACTACCTGAATGACTTAAAAACCCGTCATGGTCTCAATATCGTAGCCAGTAACAACTCCTGGGGCGGGGGTGGTTTTTCACAGGCCCTTTATGATGCCGTAAACCGGGCAAATACTAAAAATATACTCTTTGTAGCGGCTGCCGGAAATGGCGGAAGCGATGGCGTGGGCGACAATAATGACGTTGTAGCCAGCTATCCTTCAAATATGGATCTACCGAATGTTATTGCCGTAGCGGCCATAACGTCAACCGGTGCCCTATCGTCTTTTTCAAATTATGGTGCAACCACAGTTGACATAGGGGCACCCGGTCAGGCCATCTGGTCGTCGACGGCGTACAATATTTATGAATCGTATAGCGGCACCTCAATGGCTACTCCTCACGTTACCGGTGCCGTTGCGCTGTATGCCTCCGTAAAACCGGGTTCAACAGCCGCACAAATTAAAGCCGCTATCTTAAACAGTGCCGTGTCTACCCCCTCTTTAAATGGAAAAACAGTAACAGGGGGGCGGTTAAACGTCAATGCAGCGCTGGCCCTGTAA
- a CDS encoding PfkB domain protein (PFAM: PfkB domain protein~KEGG: pfkB-type carbohydrate kinase family protein ; K00847 fructokinase): MTIPPRPYALLSVGELLADLIGHHVSNSLLDAQDFRRYQGGSPANMATNMARLGNPTALVSCVGNDNIGRYLTRQIEESGVDTQFITYDPLAPTSIVLVSRTAGTPDFVAYRHADCRIRPEQLPDSLLAQAQLFHTTCFALSQQPAQDAIVDAAKRAKAAGCQVTIDTNYAPSIWPDRDQAWQVISDYCSAGALVKISEDDAERLYGSPQTPDRILADFHKMGAVLICLTLGPNGSLVSYDGGAKQSRIPGKKIDVVDVTGAGDAYWAGFLTAYLDGYAPGNCAHAGAALAKMKLTRQGPLPDKVDRKLLYDQFE; the protein is encoded by the coding sequence ATGACAATCCCACCCCGCCCCTACGCCCTTCTATCGGTCGGCGAACTCCTGGCTGACCTGATTGGCCACCATGTTTCGAACAGTTTACTGGATGCCCAGGATTTTCGTCGGTATCAGGGCGGCAGTCCGGCCAATATGGCTACTAACATGGCCCGATTAGGCAATCCGACCGCGCTGGTTTCCTGCGTTGGCAACGACAACATTGGGCGCTACCTAACCCGACAGATTGAAGAGTCGGGGGTGGATACCCAATTTATCACCTACGACCCGCTGGCACCCACCAGCATTGTACTTGTTTCCCGAACGGCCGGCACGCCCGATTTTGTGGCTTACCGTCATGCAGACTGCCGCATTCGACCCGAACAGCTACCCGATTCGCTGCTTGCGCAGGCCCAGCTATTTCACACAACCTGCTTCGCCCTGAGCCAGCAACCGGCACAGGACGCTATCGTTGATGCCGCCAAACGCGCCAAAGCTGCCGGTTGCCAGGTAACCATCGACACAAACTATGCCCCCAGCATCTGGCCCGATCGTGATCAGGCATGGCAGGTCATCAGTGATTACTGTTCAGCCGGTGCTTTGGTAAAAATCAGTGAAGACGATGCAGAACGGCTGTACGGTAGCCCTCAAACGCCAGATCGTATACTAGCCGATTTCCATAAAATGGGCGCTGTCCTGATCTGCCTGACACTCGGCCCCAACGGTAGTCTGGTTTCGTACGATGGCGGTGCCAAGCAATCGCGGATACCGGGCAAGAAAATTGACGTTGTCGACGTTACCGGTGCAGGCGATGCCTACTGGGCAGGCTTTTTAACCGCTTATCTGGATGGGTATGCACCGGGAAACTGTGCCCACGCGGGTGCAGCCCTGGCCAAGATGAAGCTCACTCGACAAGGGCCTTTACCCGATAAAGTTGACCGTAAGCTACTTTACGATCAATTCGAATAA
- a CDS encoding major facilitator superfamily MFS_1 (PFAM: major facilitator superfamily MFS_1~KEGG: smt:Smal_1021 major facilitator superfamily MFS_1) has protein sequence MQTGNIEKPKATSKPNLSFWQIWNMSFGFLGIQYGFGLQQANMSPIYRYLGADEASIPGLWLAGPLTGLLLQPIVGAISDKSWSPRWGRRKPFILAGALAGSIAMIFMPNSSYIWMAAGLMWMLDAGLNSAMEPFRAFVGDMLNDKQRPVGFAIQSFMVGFGQTMANLMPYLLPLLGISMVMSEDQLTNGIPNSVRYPFYIGAAAILISVFWTIRTTKEYPPVNDKYKEPHVFTDEEKKSISFWHLALALGGAILAFFFAARIGGLVTGALWGLGVFVGSYLLLMLPIFKEILASLSAMPTVMKQLWWVKFFTWYGLPLMWQYLSLAVARHAFNAPDAVSNKIGFEEGTKWGGLCFAMFSISCAVISFFIPRIAKALGSARLTHALFLTIGAMGFFLTLTSTDKLVYLVGMMIIGFAWGSIMSMPYLMLASAVPKERMGVYMGIFNGFICVPQFIGMLTVPLYYKPILGDDPRNALVLAGICLLLAAASCFLVKEIKATDEATIPVELG, from the coding sequence ATGCAAACAGGAAATATTGAGAAGCCGAAGGCAACCAGCAAACCTAATTTAAGCTTCTGGCAAATCTGGAATATGAGTTTCGGATTTCTAGGCATTCAATATGGGTTCGGATTGCAGCAGGCCAACATGAGCCCCATTTACCGCTATTTGGGAGCAGATGAAGCGTCTATTCCAGGTCTTTGGCTTGCCGGACCACTAACGGGTTTATTACTTCAGCCCATTGTTGGCGCCATTTCGGACAAGAGCTGGTCGCCACGCTGGGGCCGCCGTAAACCGTTTATTCTGGCGGGGGCACTGGCGGGTAGTATTGCCATGATTTTCATGCCTAATTCGTCATACATCTGGATGGCTGCCGGACTGATGTGGATGCTTGATGCAGGGCTAAACTCAGCGATGGAACCGTTTCGGGCGTTTGTTGGCGATATGCTCAATGACAAACAACGACCTGTTGGCTTTGCCATACAATCGTTTATGGTTGGTTTTGGGCAAACCATGGCGAATCTGATGCCCTATCTACTTCCCCTTCTGGGTATATCGATGGTCATGTCGGAAGATCAACTCACCAATGGGATTCCCAATTCGGTGCGCTATCCGTTTTACATTGGTGCAGCGGCTATTCTGATCTCGGTGTTCTGGACAATTCGCACGACGAAAGAATACCCACCCGTCAACGACAAGTACAAAGAACCACACGTTTTTACGGATGAAGAAAAAAAGTCCATTTCGTTCTGGCACCTGGCGTTAGCCTTGGGAGGAGCTATTCTGGCCTTCTTTTTTGCGGCACGAATTGGCGGTTTGGTAACGGGCGCACTCTGGGGACTGGGTGTATTTGTGGGTAGCTACCTGTTGCTGATGCTGCCTATTTTCAAAGAAATACTGGCTTCACTTTCAGCCATGCCAACTGTTATGAAGCAGCTGTGGTGGGTTAAATTTTTCACCTGGTACGGGCTACCACTCATGTGGCAGTACTTATCGCTGGCAGTGGCCAGGCACGCATTCAACGCTCCAGATGCAGTGTCTAATAAAATTGGTTTTGAAGAGGGTACCAAATGGGGCGGCCTCTGCTTTGCTATGTTCAGCATCTCCTGTGCCGTTATTTCATTCTTTATTCCTCGAATTGCCAAGGCCCTCGGTAGTGCGCGGCTTACCCATGCACTATTCCTCACGATTGGGGCAATGGGCTTCTTCCTGACACTTACCTCTACGGATAAGTTGGTATACCTTGTTGGCATGATGATTATCGGTTTTGCCTGGGGGTCCATTATGTCGATGCCTTATCTGATGCTGGCAAGTGCTGTTCCCAAAGAACGTATGGGCGTTTATATGGGCATTTTCAATGGCTTTATCTGTGTGCCGCAGTTTATTGGTATGCTTACGGTTCCGCTTTATTACAAACCCATCTTGGGCGACGATCCGCGCAATGCACTGGTGTTAGCCGGTATCTGTCTGCTGTTAGCGGCAGCATCCTGTTTTCTGGTAAAAGAAATCAAAGCGACCGACGAAGCCACCATTCCTGTCGAACTTGGTTAA
- a CDS encoding Outer membrane protein/protective antigen OMA87-like protein (KEGG: bph:Bphy_3485 outer membrane protein assembly complex, YaeT protein), translating to MIPKKWPLRILLLTAFLVTSFAAIADTPVDSTQKVIVRAVYLKGNFRTRDRIILREMTLHMGDSVRLADLPGRIAWDQRNINNTTLFVTVDVTSEFAPPVDSTQLAQLDITVTMKERWYFIAYPVFDLADRNFNEWWYDRGHDFRRVIYGGHLSYRNVTGNNDKLQVVIERGFLQRTILSYSKPYIDRAQRIGLRADVGYITNKEIPYRTQFDKWVYVKSEDVLRERAYAALVLTHRRGLYHYHTLDTRYVRNTIADTIARLNPDYFLDGQNRLQFLAMNYIYRYDRRDNVVYPLQGTLFSAGIGVSGILPSDNFHFLDLNTSATRYWPLGKRFYLAGSVRLRSTWPARQPYFTLRGLGSGNDMVRGYELNVIDGQRTFIWRNSLRYQLFNVRKQLNWLHVRQFNTVPVAAYLTAFGDAGYVHSTVAEQYQSRLANRLLMGTGMSLDIVSFYNLVMRFSGTINAQGKAGFFFNLAQEL from the coding sequence ATGATTCCGAAAAAGTGGCCGCTCCGTATTTTACTGCTTACGGCTTTTCTGGTAACCTCTTTTGCTGCTATTGCCGACACACCAGTCGACTCGACGCAGAAAGTTATTGTGCGGGCAGTTTACCTGAAGGGTAACTTCCGTACCCGCGACCGGATCATTCTTCGGGAAATGACGCTCCATATGGGCGACTCTGTCCGTCTCGCTGATCTGCCGGGACGTATCGCCTGGGATCAGCGGAACATTAACAACACCACCTTATTCGTAACGGTTGACGTAACCAGCGAATTTGCACCGCCCGTCGACTCTACGCAACTGGCTCAACTGGACATAACGGTGACCATGAAAGAGCGGTGGTATTTCATTGCCTATCCCGTTTTCGACCTGGCCGATCGCAACTTCAACGAATGGTGGTACGACCGGGGGCACGACTTTCGGCGGGTTATTTACGGCGGGCACCTGAGTTACCGCAACGTAACGGGTAATAACGATAAGCTTCAGGTGGTTATTGAGCGGGGGTTTTTACAGCGAACTATTCTGTCGTACTCCAAACCTTACATCGACCGGGCACAGCGAATAGGTCTGCGAGCCGACGTTGGGTATATAACCAATAAGGAAATCCCGTACCGTACTCAGTTTGATAAATGGGTGTACGTAAAGTCGGAAGATGTTCTCCGCGAACGTGCTTACGCAGCTCTGGTCCTGACGCACCGGCGCGGCCTGTATCACTACCACACCCTCGACACGCGGTATGTTCGAAACACCATCGCCGATACCATTGCCCGGCTAAACCCCGACTATTTTCTGGATGGGCAAAACCGGCTTCAGTTTCTGGCCATGAATTACATTTACCGCTACGACCGGCGCGATAACGTCGTGTATCCGCTCCAGGGGACCTTGTTTTCGGCGGGCATTGGCGTATCGGGTATTTTGCCGAGCGACAACTTTCACTTTCTCGATCTGAATACATCGGCAACGCGGTACTGGCCGCTGGGCAAACGATTCTACCTGGCGGGCAGTGTACGGCTGCGAAGCACCTGGCCCGCCCGCCAACCTTATTTTACGCTGCGTGGTCTGGGTAGTGGCAATGATATGGTGCGAGGCTATGAACTTAACGTGATCGATGGGCAGCGGACGTTCATCTGGCGCAATAGTCTGCGGTATCAGCTTTTCAATGTCCGCAAGCAACTCAACTGGCTCCATGTGCGGCAGTTCAACACCGTACCTGTAGCGGCTTACCTGACCGCCTTCGGCGATGCGGGTTATGTACATAGTACGGTGGCCGAACAATACCAGAGCCGACTGGCAAACAGATTGCTCATGGGCACGGGCATGAGTCTGGATATTGTCTCCTTCTATAACTTGGTCATGCGTTTCAGCGGCACGATCAACGCTCAGGGAAAAGCTGGTTTCTTCTTCAATCTGGCGCAGGAGTTATGA
- a CDS encoding conserved hypothetical protein (KEGG: maq:Maqu_2522 hypothetical protein) — MFSSFDGIRIYIYPRDHNPPHFHVYYAEYEALIDIRTLEIIAGNLPGKQAKRVQKWAILLQDELLNEFIRLQQP, encoded by the coding sequence ATGTTTAGTTCATTCGACGGCATCCGAATTTATATTTATCCACGCGACCATAACCCGCCACATTTTCATGTATACTATGCTGAATACGAAGCCTTAATCGATATTCGCACACTTGAAATCATAGCAGGCAATTTGCCAGGTAAACAAGCAAAAAGGGTCCAGAAATGGGCTATTTTACTTCAGGATGAGCTACTCAACGAGTTCATAAGACTTCAGCAACCATGA